From the Temnothorax longispinosus isolate EJ_2023e chromosome 6, Tlon_JGU_v1, whole genome shotgun sequence genome, one window contains:
- the LOC139815060 gene encoding uncharacterized protein, translated as MFNLSSDFQGRPKNKQKERRWRPFHAKDFQSLMCPCFMFLRILGIFPYKINASTFEASKPYYILSAVVTCVCGIYALITLLNFSLLGRIIVFAISENLAIGCVFVFGSFIMIVTFILSGPRMRLLQTILKISSRLPSESYQKLSKLIHAKDIIGFLYQVMAIILICASTLNINLLFKLYIYLVVFQMDMLYMNCVCILKICFKKINDDLMHMRELMTYDNPHSSRSIYHEQRNPFLIMELKAMKKEHLTISDTVQMLNKIFSLQLLATVAMTFSDITINLFYYIVTIQDNMIVLSRDNFLIYSVYFFLYMTYLFKGIVLIVWACETGNEQALQISTSIHDVFNNTTDKQIKNELQIFSLQTLHCDNTFSAKGFTVNAKLLVVIVGTIATYALILYQFLHLPNSCERETTNWKLLDVILTSMAFYSMRIMLLVWACETGKNQANEIGTTIHDVLNSTRDEQIKDELRLFSLQIMHCKNTFLTKGLTMDATLLTAVSNQLF; from the exons ATGTTCAATTTGTCATCGGATTTCCAAGGAAGAccaaaaaacaaacaaaaagaaagaaggtgGCGACCATTCCACGCCAAGGACTTTCAATCTCTGATGTGTCCTTGTTTCATGTTCTTACGTATTCTGGGTATATTTCCGTACAAGATCAACGCTTCAACTTTTGAAGCTTCAAAACCGTACTATATTCTGTCGGCTGTTGTTACCTGCGTTTGTGGTATTTACGCTCTGATAACGCTGCTCAATTTTTCCTTACTTGGGAGAATCATTGTATTTGCTATATCAGAAAATCTTGCGATAGGCTGCGTCTTTGTGTTTGGCAGTTTCATAATGATCGTCACGTTTATTCTAAGTGGTCCGCGAATGCGCTTGCTCCAGACcatattgaaaatttcttcaaGACTACCATCAGAATCTTATCAAAAGCTATCTAAACTGATCCATGCTAAGGATATCATCGGCTTTCTGTATCAAGTTATGgctataattttgatatgcGCTTCCACATTGAATATAAATCTCctgtttaaattatacatatatttagtgGTATTTCAGATGGATATGCTGTATATGAATTGCGTTTGTATATTAaagatttgttttaaaaaaatcaacgaTGATTTGATGCACATGCGAGAACTTATGACGTATGACAATCCACATAGTTCTAGATCAATTTATCACGAGCAGAGAAATCCATTTCTGATAATGGAGCTTAAGGCTATGAAAAAGGAACATCTAACGATCAGCGACACAGTACAAATGCTGAATAAGATTTTTAGTTTACAGCTTCTTGCTACAGTAGCTATGACTTTCTCAGATATCACAATCAATCTGTTTTACTACATAGTAACTATCCAGGACAATATGATAGTGTTGAGTCGGgataatttcttaatatatagtgtgtattttttcttatacatgACGTACCTCTTTAAAGGAATAGTATTAATAGTGTGGGCCTGCGAAACGGGCAATGAACAAGCTCTGCAAATCAGTACATCTATTCACGATGTATTTAACAACACCActgataaacaaataaaaaatgag ttacaaatattttccttGCAAACGCTTCATTGCGATAATACGTTTTCTGCTAAAGGTTTTACTGTAAACGCGAAACTTCTCGTTGTG ATAGTGGGTACTATCGCTACGTACGCATTAATATTGTACCAATTTTTGCATTTGCCGAATTCTTGCGAGAGGGAAACTACAA ATTGGAAACTTcttgatgtaattttaacaTCTATGGCGTTTTACTCTATGAGGATAATGCTACTTGTGTGGGCCTGCGAGACCGGCAAGAATCAAGCTAACGAAATCGGCACCACCATTCACGATGTACTTAATAGCACCAGAGATGAGCAAATCAAAGATGAG TTACGGTTGTTTTCTTTGCAAATAATGCATTGCAAGAATACATTTTTGACGAAAGGTCTCACTATGGATGCAACGCTTCTCACAGCAGTAagtaatcaattattttaa
- the LOC139814618 gene encoding uncharacterized protein: MWKRWWLFHATDFQSLMYPCFNFCCILGILPYKINVSTFEASRPRYILSAVITCVCGIFDLFLIYGLISEINLGSVHRTLEVTSYYTFSGFIMIITHILNGPRMRLLQTILEVSSKLPPESYQKLSRWIHVKDIFGTIFLVVQLCIYFFTKLLFEVNYLTILTVMFTIYLNLLEFHINMMYMNCVCVLKACFKKINENLQRMQKFIVIDIKPCVSRLVCRMPRNQFLLIELKILKKQHLMVSDAMKMLNIIFSLQLLATIAMIFSNGTFEIYFYVVRWQDGLRFNFDWRFFNVVFISIIFYFIKITLLVWACETSKNQAQELSTSIHDVLNSTSDEQIKDELRLFSLQILHRENTFSGKGFTMDATLLTTIVGNITTYMLILIQFLIASHSCDKKSGSNVTNNSVSFIKEDT; the protein is encoded by the exons ATGTGGAAAAGATGGTGGCTCTTCCACGCCACGGATTTTCAATCTTTAATGTATCCCTGTTTCAACTTTTGTTGCATTCTCGGGATATTACCATACAAAATCAATGTTTCAACCTTCGAGGCTTCAAGACCGCGCTACATCTTGTCGGCTGTGATTACCTGTGTTTGCGGTATTTTTGACCTGTTTCTTATTTATGGTCTTATTTCTGAAATCAACTTGGGAAGCGTGCACAGAACTCTTGAGGTTACCAGTTACTATACGTTCAGCGGTTTCATAATGATTATCACGCACATCTTGAACGGTCCACGAATGCGCTTGTTACAGACTATTTTGGAGGTCTCTTCGAAACTACCTCCGGAATCATATCAAAAGCTATCTAGATGGATTCATGTCAAGGACATATTTGGTACTATCTTCTTAGTCGTGCAATtgtgcatttatttttttacaaagctACTGTTTGAAGTAAACTATTTGACTATCCTGACTGTAATGTTCACTATATATTTGAATCTGCTAGagtttcatataaatatgatgtatATGAATTGCGTATGCGTATTAAAGGCCTGCTTCAAGAAAATCAACGAGAATTTGCAACGTATGCAAAAGTTCATAGTAATTGACATAAAGCCGTGTGTATCTAGATTGGTTTGCCGCATGCcgagaaatcaatttttgctGATAGAACTCAAAATCCTGAAGAAGCAACATCTGATGGTCAGCGATGCAATGAAAATGTTGAACATAATCTTCAGTCTGCAACTTCTTGCTACTATAGCCATGATCTTTTCTAATGGCACTTTTGAAATATACTTCTATGTAGTGCGTTGGCAAGATGGATTACGCTTTAATTTTGATTGGCGCTTTTTTAATGtggtttttatatcaataatattttactttataaaaataacactacTTGTGTGGGCCTGTGAGACCAGCAAGAATCAGGCCCAAGAACTCAGCACCAGTATTCACGATGTTCTCAATAGCACCAGTGATGAGCAGATCAAAGACGAG TTGCGGCtgttttctttacaaatattgCATCGGGAAAATACATTTTCGGGGAAAGGTTTCACTATGGATGCGACGCTCCTCACAACA atTGTTGGCAATATCACAACGTACATGTTAATTCTAATACAATTTTTGATCGCGTCACATTCTTGCGACAAAAAATCTGGAAGCAACGTTACAAATAATTCAGTCAgttttataaaagaagatacataa
- the LOC139815246 gene encoding uncharacterized protein — MLSSKIQRHTNNKCNMQKKWRLFHATDFQSLMYPCFIYFRILGIFPYKINSSTFEASKPRYILSTVIICVCCVLDLAFIYNIGVSKSFNFGDATRNFESISFYTISGFVLIATHVLSGPRMRLLQTMLEISAKLPSESYQKLSRLIHAKDIFSIIFLVVHVCVFFSKTQIFKLTWSNVLLILFTIYLDVLTFQMNMMYMNCVCVLKTCFKRINDNLMDMQKLVVNDTKLNVHSLMWQRNQFLLLELKTLQKQHLTISETVHMLNIIFSAQLLVTIVLSFTEITFELYFYVVRWQDGIFITLEWQFLDVILISMTYYSMKVILLVWACETGKNQANEIGTTIHDVLISTTDEQIKNELRLFSLQILHCKNTFLTKGLTMDATLLTAMAGSITTYMLILIQFLITAHSCDDKSILHK, encoded by the exons ATGTTAAGTTCAAAAATCCAGAGgcatactaacaataagtgcaACATGCAAAAAAAATGGCGACTGTTCCACGCCACGGATTTTCAATCATTAATGTATCCTTGCTTCATCTATTTTCGCATTCTCGGAATATTTCCGTACAAGATCAACTCTTCGACTTTCGAGGCTTCAAAACCACGTTACATTCTGTCGACCGTAATTATCTGTGTCTGCTGTGTTTTGGACTtggcatttatttataatattggcGTTTCTAAGAGCTTCAACTTCGGAGACGCAACCAGAAATTTTGAATCTATAAGTTTCTACACGATCAGCGGTTTCGTTTTAATTGCCACGCATGTCTTGAGCGGTCCGCGTATGCGCTTGTTACAGACTATGTTGGAGATTTCTGCGAAACTACCTTCGGAGTCGTATCAAAAGTTATCCAGATTGATTCATGCCAAGGACATCTTTAGTATTATCTTCTTAGTCGTGCATGTAtgcgtatttttttctaaaacacagatatttaaattgacCTGGTCGAATGTCCTCTTGATACTGTTCACAATATACTTGGATGTGCTGACATTTCAAATGAATATGATGTACATGAATTGTGTTTGTGTATTAAAAACTTGTTTCAAGAGAATCAATGACAATCTGATGGACATGCAAAAGCTCGTGGTAAACGACACGAAGCTAAATGTTCACAGCTTGATGTGgcaaagaaatcaatttttgttgcTAGAACTTAAAACCCTTCAGAAACAGCACTTGACAATCAGTGAAACAGTGCACATGCTGAACATTATCTTTAGCGCGCAACTTCTTGTTACTATAGTTCTGTCCTTTACTGAAATCACTTTTGAACTGTACTTCTATGTAGTGCGCTGGCAAGATGGGATATTCATTACTTTAGAGTGGCAGTTTCTTGATGTTATTCTAATATCTATGACGTATTATTCTATGAAGGTAATACTACTTGTGTGGGCCTGTGAGACCGGCAAGAATCAAGCTAACGAAATCGGCACCACCATTCACGACGTACTTATTAGCACCACAgatgaacaaataaaaaacgag TTACGGTtgttttctttacaaatattgCATTGCAAGAATACATTTTTGACGAAAGGTCTCACTATGGATGCAACGCTTCTCACAGCA atggCGGGCAGCATTACGACGTACATGTTGATATTGATACAATTCTTGATTACAGCACATTCTTGCGATGACAAATCAATATTACACAAGTAA